The DNA segment CGATGACCGTGCCGCCGACCATCACGTAGTGGAAGTGCGCGACCACGAAGTACGTGTCGTGCAGGTGCAGGTCGACGCTGAGCATCCCGAGGAAGATGCCGGTGAGCCCGCCGATCGAGAAGAGGATGAGGAACGACAGCGCGTACAGCATCGGCGCGCTGTAGCTGATGGATCCGCGCCACAGCGTCGCGATCCAGTTGAAGACCTTCACGCCGCTGGGGATGGCGACGAGGAAGGTCAGGAACGAGAACATGATGGCCGCGAACTCGCTCTGGCCCGAGGTGAACATGTGGTGGCCCCACACGAGGAAGCCGACCAGGGCGATGGCGACGCTGGAGAACGCGATCGCCTTGTACCCGAAGATCCTGCGCCGCGCGTGGACCGAGATGAGCTCGTTGATGATGCCCATGCCCGGAAGGATCATGATGTAGACGGCCGGGTGGCTGTAGAACCAGAAGAAGTGCTGGTAGAGCACCGGGTCGCCGCCGAGCGCCGGGTCGAAGATGCCGATGTGGAACGCGCGCTCCGCGATGAGCAGGAGGAGCGTGATGCCGAGGACCGGCGTGGCGAGGATCTGGACGATGCTGGTCGCGTAGATCGCCCAGAGCATGAGCGGCATCTTGTACCAGCCCATCCCCGGCGCCCGGAGCTTGTGCATCGTGACGATGAAGTTCAGCCCCGTGAGGACGCTGGAGAAGCCCAGGATGAACACGCCGAACGTGACGCTCAGGACCGACGTCGTGGTCACCGTGCTCGAGTACGGCACGTAGAACGTCCAGCCGGTGTCGATGCCGCCCGTGATGAGCGACGACAGCGTGAAGAGGGCGCCGATCCAGTAGAGGTACAGGCTGAGGAGGTTCAGCTTGGGGAAGGCGACGTCCTTCGCGCCGATCATGATCGGCAGGAGGAAGTTGCCGAGCGCGCCGGGGATGCTCGGGATGATGAACAGGAACGTCATCACCGCGCCGTGCAGCGTGAACATCTGGTTGTAGGTGTTCGCGCTCATGATCGTCTGCTTCGGCGTCAGGAGCTCGAGCCGGAGGATGAGCGCGAACACGCCGCCCATCGCGAACGCGATGAACGTGCTGATGAGGTACATCAGGCCGATCCGCTTGTGATCGACCGTGGTGAGCCACGACATGATCCCGCTCTGGGCCCGGATGTAGTCCGTTCCGTGGCCGCCGTCGGGTGCCGTATTGACGTCGAGGGTTGTTACGGTCTGCGACATGACTGCTTCTCCCCGGCGCTCACTTCACCGTCTTCAGATAAGCGATGAGCGCGTCCACTTCTTTGTCCTTCAGGAGCCCCTTGAACGACGGCATCACCGGCGGATAGCCGCGCACGACCTGGCCGCCGGGGTTGAACAGGCTCTCGCGGATGTAGTTCTCATCCACGACGACCTTGGCCCCGTCCGCGAGCTCCTCCTCGCGGCCGAAGACGGCCTTGAGCGACGGGCCCTGGATCCGCGTCCCGTCGAGCGAGTGGCAGGTCGCGCAGCTCCGCTTGGCGAAGAGCAGCTTGCCGAGCTCCTCGGGGGGCAGGTCGCTGTTGTTGTTGCCCTCGAGCCACTTGTCGAAGTCCGACGGCTCCAGCACCTTGACGGTGGCCATCATGTCGGAGTGACCGGACCCGCAGTACTCGGCGCACAGGAGCACCGTCTCGCGCGCCTCGGTCGCCTCGAACCACACCGACGTGTACGAGCCCGGGACCACGTCCTGCTTCACCCGGAACTCCGGGATGAAGAAGGCGTGGAGGATGTCCTTCGAGCTCAGGATGATCCGCACCGGACGCCCCCGCGGCACGGCGAGCTCGTTCACGGTCGTCGTCCCGTCGGGGTAGGTGAACGTCCACAGGTACATCTCGCCCGTGGCGTTGATCTCGTAGGCCTCGGCCGGCGCGACGGAGGCGTGCACGTAGCCGCGCATGCCCACGAAGAAGAGCGAGATCACGATGGCGAGCGGGATCAGCGTCCACACGACCTCGACCGTCGTGCTGTGGTCGATGGGGCTCGTCTTGTCGCGCTCGCTGCGCCGTTTGTACTTGATGGCGAAGAGGACCGTCGCCCCCGCCACCAGGATGAAAAAGAGGACGGAGACCCAGTAAGCCGCGGCCCACGCGGAGTCGATTCGCTCAGCGAGCGTCGAGCCCTGGCGGGGCAGCCAGAAGGAGCCGAGTTCGATCGGGTTTTTCATCACCATAGTTGTGGCTCCGCCACCTTGTACCTAGGAAGCCTCGTTTACGCGCACCCTCGTGCGGGAGCGTTCAGTCCGCCAGAAGCGAATCAGCCAGAGCCCGAGGACCACGACGGTGACCGCGCCTGACGCCATCATCAGCCGCTTCGTCGCCAGGACGTACCCTCGGGCGTTGGGATCGTAGTGAAAACAGAACAAGAGCACGCGATCCCAGGTGCTCCCGACCTGCCCGCTGCCCGCTTCGCGCAGCGCGAGGCCGAAGTTCTTCTGTGGGAAGGAGATGCCGTAGAGCGTGCGCGACAGGCGTCCATCCGGCGTGAAGACGAACGCGCCCGCCGCGTGCGCGTACTGCTTCGTCGTCTCGTCCCACCGGTAGTGGAAGCCCACCGCGTCGGCGAGCGCGCGCACCGACGCCTCGTCGCCGACGAGGAAGTCGAAGCCGTCGCCGGTGACCGGCCTGCCGTACGCCTCGATGTAGTTCGCCCGCTTCTTGCGCCCGGCTT comes from the Sorangium aterium genome and includes:
- the coxB gene encoding cytochrome c oxidase subunit II; this translates as MKNPIELGSFWLPRQGSTLAERIDSAWAAAYWVSVLFFILVAGATVLFAIKYKRRSERDKTSPIDHSTTVEVVWTLIPLAIVISLFFVGMRGYVHASVAPAEAYEINATGEMYLWTFTYPDGTTTVNELAVPRGRPVRIILSSKDILHAFFIPEFRVKQDVVPGSYTSVWFEATEARETVLLCAEYCGSGHSDMMATVKVLEPSDFDKWLEGNNNSDLPPEELGKLLFAKRSCATCHSLDGTRIQGPSLKAVFGREEELADGAKVVVDENYIRESLFNPGGQVVRGYPPVMPSFKGLLKDKEVDALIAYLKTVK
- the ctaD gene encoding cytochrome c oxidase subunit I, whose product is MSQTVTTLDVNTAPDGGHGTDYIRAQSGIMSWLTTVDHKRIGLMYLISTFIAFAMGGVFALILRLELLTPKQTIMSANTYNQMFTLHGAVMTFLFIIPSIPGALGNFLLPIMIGAKDVAFPKLNLLSLYLYWIGALFTLSSLITGGIDTGWTFYVPYSSTVTTTSVLSVTFGVFILGFSSVLTGLNFIVTMHKLRAPGMGWYKMPLMLWAIYATSIVQILATPVLGITLLLLIAERAFHIGIFDPALGGDPVLYQHFFWFYSHPAVYIMILPGMGIINELISVHARRRIFGYKAIAFSSVAIALVGFLVWGHHMFTSGQSEFAAIMFSFLTFLVAIPSGVKVFNWIATLWRGSISYSAPMLYALSFLILFSIGGLTGIFLGMLSVDLHLHDTYFVVAHFHYVMVGGTVIAYIGGLHHWWPKITGKMYSERLATISCALVFIGFNVTFFSQFIMGSRGMPRRYYNYLDQFQPLHAFSTVGSWILGLGFLVMIICFIKSLRSGAPAPANPWGGLSLEWTTASPPITENFVRTPIVTKGAYDFNTENA
- a CDS encoding SCO family protein: MSRPLSGLLAVLALVVATVTPARSARAADTTIPTELTGIDIDERPGALLPQKLRLRDQSGQEVELARYAAGDKPLVLVLGYFECPMLCSLVLNGVLQAMKESAWSAGKEYRTLVVSFDPRDTPEAGRKKRANYIEAYGRPVTGDGFDFLVGDEASVRALADAVGFHYRWDETTKQYAHAAGAFVFTPDGRLSRTLYGISFPQKNFGLALREAGSGQVGSTWDRVLLFCFHYDPNARGYVLATKRLMMASGAVTVVVLGLWLIRFWRTERSRTRVRVNEAS